From one Streptomyces mobaraensis genomic stretch:
- a CDS encoding DNA repair helicase XPB, producing the protein MSCLIVQSDKTLLLEVDHEQAEACRRAIAPFAELERAPEHVHTYRVTPLGLWNARAAGHDAEQVVDALVTHSRYPVPHALLVDIAETMARYGRLKLVKHPVHGLVLESTDRPVLEEILRSKKIKPLVGERIDPDTVAVHPSERGQIKQSLLKLGWPAEDLAGYVDGEAHPIELREDGWALRPYQRQAVDGFWHGGSGVVVLPCGAGKTLVGAGAMAEAKATTLILVTNTVSARQWKHELVKRTSLTEDEIGEYSGTRKEIRPVTIATYQVLTTKRKGIYPHLELFDSRDWGLVVYDEVHLLPAPVFKFTADLQARRRLGLTATLVREDGRESDVFSLIGPKRFDAPWKEIEAQGYIAPADCVEVRVNLTDGERLAYATAEAEEKYRFCATTATKRKVTEALVRRHAGEQTLVIGQYIDQLDELGEHLGAPVIKGETSNAQREKLFDAFRQGEISVLVVSKVANFSIDLPEATVAIQVSGTFGSRQEEAQRLGRVLRPKADGHEARFYSVVARDTIDQDFAAHRQRFLAEQGYAYRIVDADELLAGDDA; encoded by the coding sequence GTGTCCTGCTTGATCGTCCAGTCGGACAAGACGCTCCTCCTGGAGGTCGACCACGAGCAGGCCGAGGCCTGCCGCCGGGCGATCGCGCCCTTCGCCGAGCTGGAGCGCGCCCCCGAGCACGTGCACACGTACCGGGTGACGCCGCTCGGCCTGTGGAACGCGCGGGCGGCCGGGCATGACGCCGAGCAGGTCGTCGACGCGCTCGTCACGCACTCCCGGTACCCGGTGCCGCACGCGCTGCTCGTGGACATCGCGGAGACGATGGCGCGGTACGGGCGGCTCAAGCTGGTGAAGCACCCGGTGCACGGGCTGGTGCTGGAGTCCACGGACCGGCCGGTGCTGGAGGAGATCCTGCGGTCGAAGAAGATCAAGCCGCTGGTGGGTGAGCGGATCGACCCCGACACCGTCGCCGTGCACCCGTCCGAGCGCGGTCAGATCAAGCAGTCGCTGCTGAAGCTCGGCTGGCCGGCCGAGGACCTGGCCGGGTACGTGGACGGCGAGGCGCACCCGATCGAGCTGCGCGAGGACGGCTGGGCGCTGCGCCCGTACCAGCGGCAGGCCGTCGACGGCTTCTGGCACGGCGGCTCGGGCGTCGTCGTGCTGCCCTGCGGGGCGGGGAAGACGCTGGTCGGGGCGGGGGCGATGGCCGAGGCGAAGGCGACGACGCTGATCCTGGTCACGAACACGGTCTCGGCGCGGCAGTGGAAGCACGAGCTGGTGAAGCGGACGTCGCTCACCGAGGACGAGATCGGCGAGTACAGCGGGACGCGGAAGGAGATCCGTCCGGTCACCATCGCCACGTACCAGGTGCTGACCACCAAGCGGAAGGGGATCTATCCCCACCTGGAGCTGTTCGACTCCCGCGACTGGGGTCTGGTCGTCTACGACGAGGTGCACCTGCTGCCCGCGCCGGTCTTCAAGTTCACCGCCGACCTCCAGGCCCGGCGGCGGCTCGGGCTGACGGCGACGCTCGTCCGGGAGGACGGGCGGGAGTCGGACGTGTTCTCGCTGATCGGGCCGAAGCGGTTCGACGCGCCGTGGAAGGAGATCGAGGCGCAGGGCTACATCGCGCCCGCCGACTGCGTCGAGGTCCGCGTCAACCTCACGGACGGGGAGCGGCTGGCGTACGCGACGGCCGAGGCGGAGGAGAAGTACCGCTTCTGCGCGACGACGGCCACGAAGCGGAAGGTCACCGAGGCGCTGGTGCGGCGGCACGCGGGTGAGCAGACGCTGGTCATCGGCCAGTACATCGACCAGCTCGACGAGCTGGGCGAGCACCTGGGCGCGCCGGTCATCAAGGGCGAGACGAGCAACGCGCAGCGCGAGAAGCTCTTCGACGCGTTCCGGCAGGGCGAGATCTCGGTGCTCGTCGTCTCGAAGGTCGCGAACTTCTCCATCGACCTGCCGGAGGCGACGGTCGCCATCCAGGTCTCCGGCACGTTCGGCTCCCGCCAGGAGGAGGCGCAGCGGCTCGGCCGCGTCCTCCGCCCGAAGGCGGACGGGCACGAGGCGCGCTTCTACTCGGTCGTCGCCCGCGACACCATCGACCAGGACTTCGCGGCCCACCGGCAGCGGTTCCTGGCGGAGCAGGGGTACGCGTACCGGATCGTGGACGCGGACGAGCTGCTGGCGGGGGACGACGCCTGA
- a CDS encoding HelD family protein: MPAHAPDQHETTALDPLTRERDHLTASRAALRAMREDVEALDIKDVTANWVNAEVLNRQIEERITALADLAHAPLFFGRLDYEEAPADATGEGGGEERFYIGRRHVHDAHGDPMVVDWRAPVSQPFYQASKKEPQGVGRRRRFGYTGGELTAYEDEDLTDASGAERASALLQAEIERPRVGPMRDIVATIQPEQDEIVRAGIGGTVCVQGAPGTGKTAVGLHRVAYLLYAHRERLARTGTLVIGPNRSFLRYIEQVLPALGELNVAQATVDDLVAHVEVRGTDSAEAATVKGDARMAEVLRRAVRAGVTMPVDPVVVVRGSRRWRVPAYEVEEIVRELLARDIRYGAAREALPQRIAHAVLVRMEQAGEAPDDRVQDAVARDSAVKAAVKAVWPAVDPAKLVLRLLSEPEFLAEHAAGLLTEDEQRAVLWAKPARSVRTAKWSAADAVLIDEATDLVQRTPSLGHVVLDEAQDLSPMQYRAVGRRCTTGSATVLGDIAQGTTPWATASWGEALAHLGKPDAAVEELTQGFRVPREVIAYASRLLPAIAPGLSEATSVREAAGDFAVRAVGDPAALDDAVVDACRSALRREGSIGLIAADARIPALAAALTEAALPHLAPGEETTADARLTLVPASLAKGLEYDHVVLDEPAAVVAGEPDERTGLRRLYVALTRAVSGLTVLHAEPLPAALG; the protein is encoded by the coding sequence GTGCCCGCGCACGCCCCTGACCAGCACGAAACGACCGCACTCGACCCGCTCACCCGCGAGCGCGACCATCTCACCGCCTCCCGCGCCGCGTTGCGCGCGATGCGGGAGGACGTCGAGGCGCTCGACATCAAGGACGTCACGGCCAACTGGGTCAACGCGGAGGTCCTGAACCGCCAGATCGAGGAGCGCATCACGGCGCTCGCCGATCTCGCGCACGCACCCCTCTTCTTCGGGCGGCTGGACTACGAGGAGGCGCCGGCCGACGCGACGGGGGAAGGCGGCGGCGAGGAGCGGTTCTACATCGGGCGGCGGCACGTGCACGACGCGCACGGCGACCCCATGGTCGTCGACTGGCGCGCGCCCGTCTCGCAGCCGTTCTACCAGGCGTCGAAGAAGGAGCCGCAGGGGGTCGGGCGGCGGCGCCGCTTCGGTTACACCGGCGGCGAGTTGACGGCGTACGAGGACGAGGACCTGACGGACGCGTCGGGCGCCGAGCGGGCGAGCGCGCTGCTCCAGGCGGAGATCGAGCGGCCGCGCGTCGGCCCGATGCGGGACATCGTCGCGACGATCCAGCCGGAGCAGGACGAGATCGTGCGCGCCGGGATCGGCGGCACGGTGTGCGTCCAGGGGGCGCCCGGCACCGGGAAGACGGCGGTGGGCCTGCACCGCGTCGCGTACCTGCTCTACGCCCACCGCGAGCGGCTGGCCCGCACCGGCACGCTGGTCATCGGGCCGAACCGGTCCTTCCTCCGCTACATCGAGCAAGTGCTGCCGGCGCTCGGCGAGTTGAACGTCGCGCAGGCCACGGTGGACGACCTGGTCGCGCATGTGGAGGTGCGCGGGACGGACTCCGCCGAGGCGGCGACGGTCAAGGGCGACGCGCGGATGGCGGAGGTGCTGCGGCGCGCGGTCAGGGCGGGCGTGACGATGCCGGTGGACCCGGTGGTCGTCGTGCGCGGCTCGCGGCGCTGGCGCGTCCCGGCGTACGAGGTGGAGGAGATCGTCCGCGAGCTGCTCGCCCGCGACATCCGGTACGGCGCCGCCCGCGAGGCCCTGCCGCAGCGCATCGCGCACGCCGTGCTCGTCCGGATGGAGCAGGCCGGCGAGGCGCCGGACGACCGGGTGCAGGACGCGGTGGCCCGCGACTCCGCCGTGAAGGCGGCGGTCAAGGCCGTCTGGCCGGCCGTCGACCCGGCGAAGCTGGTGCTGCGGCTGCTGTCGGAGCCGGAGTTCCTCGCCGAGCACGCGGCGGGCCTGCTGACGGAGGACGAGCAGCGGGCCGTGCTGTGGGCGAAGCCCGCGCGGAGCGTGCGGACGGCGAAGTGGTCGGCGGCGGACGCGGTGCTGATCGACGAGGCGACCGACCTCGTCCAGCGGACGCCCTCGCTCGGGCATGTGGTGCTGGACGAGGCGCAGGACCTGTCCCCGATGCAGTACCGGGCGGTCGGCCGCCGCTGCACCACCGGTTCCGCGACCGTACTGGGGGACATCGCGCAGGGCACGACGCCCTGGGCGACGGCGAGTTGGGGCGAGGCGCTCGCGCACCTGGGCAAGCCGGACGCGGCCGTCGAGGAGCTGACGCAGGGCTTCCGCGTCCCCCGCGAGGTGATCGCCTACGCGTCGCGGCTGCTGCCCGCCATCGCCCCCGGACTGTCCGAGGCGACGTCGGTGCGCGAGGCCGCCGGCGACTTCGCGGTCCGGGCCGTCGGCGATCCCGCCGCGCTGGACGACGCGGTGGTCGACGCCTGCCGCTCCGCGCTCCGCCGCGAGGGCTCCATCGGCCTGATCGCGGCGGACGCCCGGATCCCCGCCCTCGCGGCGGCCCTCACGGAGGCGGCCCTCCCCCACCTCGCCCCGGGCGAGGAGACCACCGCCGACGCCCGCCTCACCCTCGTCCCGGCGTCCCTGGCCAAGGGCCTGGAGTACGACCACGTCGTCCTCGACGAGCCCGCCGCCGTCGTCGCCGGCGAACCGGACGAACGCACCGGCCTGCGGCGGCTGTACGTGGCCCTCACCCGCGCGGTGTCGGGCCTGACGGTGCTGCACGCGGAGCCGCTGCCGGCGGCTCTGGGGTGA
- a CDS encoding FAD-dependent oxidoreductase, translated as MTTEVTIIGAGLGGLALARVLHVHGIPAAVYEAEASPAARSQGGMLDIHDYNGQIALEAAGLMDEFRELILEGRQAMRVLAPDGSVLFDKADDGSGGRPEVQRGELRQMLLDSLPAGTVRWGHKVTGARALGDGRHEVAFAGGGTVVTSLLVGADGAWSRIRPLLSAVEPEYSGRSVVETYLYDADTRHPAVAKAVGGGAMIAAKPGREIFAHREKGDTLHAYVGVVEPLEWFTGLDFTDAATAHEATARIAREFDGWAPELTALITDADVTPVLRHFHVLPAGHRWERVPGVTLLGDAAHLAIQNGEGANLAMLDGAELGQALAAHPGDVEAALTVYEQAMFPRSAEAARIGEDAGEDPIQGLLAAISGEGRPE; from the coding sequence ATGACCACCGAAGTGACGATCATCGGCGCCGGTCTCGGCGGGCTCGCGCTCGCCCGCGTCCTGCACGTCCACGGCATACCGGCGGCGGTCTACGAGGCGGAGGCCTCCCCGGCCGCGCGTTCACAGGGCGGGATGCTCGACATCCACGACTACAACGGCCAGATCGCCCTGGAGGCGGCCGGACTGATGGACGAGTTCCGGGAACTCATCCTGGAGGGCCGCCAGGCCATGCGGGTGCTCGCGCCGGACGGGAGCGTGCTGTTCGACAAGGCCGACGACGGCTCCGGGGGCCGTCCCGAGGTGCAGCGCGGCGAGTTGCGGCAGATGCTGCTCGACTCGCTCCCGGCCGGGACCGTCCGGTGGGGGCACAAGGTCACCGGCGCCCGCGCGCTCGGCGACGGACGGCACGAGGTGGCGTTCGCCGGCGGCGGCACCGTCGTGACGAGCCTGCTGGTCGGCGCGGACGGCGCGTGGTCGCGGATCCGTCCGCTGCTCTCCGCCGTCGAACCGGAGTACAGCGGCAGGTCGGTCGTCGAGACCTACCTGTACGACGCCGACACCCGGCACCCCGCCGTCGCGAAGGCGGTCGGCGGCGGGGCGATGATCGCGGCCAAGCCGGGCAGGGAGATCTTCGCCCACCGGGAGAAGGGCGACACGCTGCACGCCTACGTGGGCGTGGTCGAGCCGCTGGAGTGGTTCACCGGCCTCGACTTCACCGACGCCGCCACGGCTCACGAGGCCACCGCGCGGATCGCGCGGGAGTTCGACGGCTGGGCGCCGGAGCTCACCGCGCTGATCACCGACGCGGACGTCACGCCGGTTCTGCGCCATTTCCACGTCCTGCCGGCCGGGCACCGGTGGGAGCGGGTGCCGGGGGTGACCCTGCTCGGCGACGCCGCCCACCTCGCGATCCAGAACGGCGAGGGCGCCAACCTGGCGATGCTCGACGGCGCTGAGCTGGGCCAGGCGCTCGCCGCGCACCCCGGCGACGTCGAGGCGGCGCTCACGGTGTACGAGCAGGCCATGTTCCCGCGCAGCGCCGAGGCCGCCAGGATCGGCGAGGACGCGGGCGAGGACCCGATCCAGGGTCTGCTCGCCGCCATCAGCGGGGAGGGGCGGCCCGAGTAG
- a CDS encoding ArsR/SmtB family transcription factor encodes MVTTVEGELLPQPDAGDIRLEKVLSALGDPVRLHLFHVLGTDEQCDCDSVRLGLGHLHKSTVSHHMRVLREAGVTSTRAVGRNRHVALRRDDLDARFPGLVDALLAAGETAGETAGGGATGAGAAGGAV; translated from the coding sequence ATGGTGACGACCGTGGAGGGAGAGCTGCTGCCGCAGCCCGACGCCGGGGACATCCGGCTGGAGAAGGTCCTCAGCGCGCTAGGGGACCCTGTCCGCCTGCACCTGTTTCACGTGCTGGGCACCGACGAGCAGTGCGACTGCGACTCCGTCCGCCTCGGCCTCGGGCATCTGCACAAGTCGACGGTGTCGCACCACATGCGCGTCCTGCGGGAAGCGGGCGTCACCTCCACCCGCGCGGTCGGCCGCAACCGGCATGTCGCCCTGCGCCGCGACGACCTCGACGCGCGCTTCCCGGGGCTGGTGGACGCGTTGTTGGCGGCGGGTGAAACGGCTGGTGAGACGGCTGGTGGAGGCGCGACCGGCGCCGGGGCGGCCGGCGGAGCCGTGTGA
- a CDS encoding MFS transporter, giving the protein MRLRLFLLALGAFAVGTDSMVMTGILDGIADDLGTSLAAAGQLVTVFGLAYALLAPVLATVTARWDRRRVLFTALAVFTLANALSALAPGYGTLLATRILAAAGAALYTPTANAVATTLVPPERRGRAIATVLGGMTVATVLGVPLGAYLGRADWRWTMWLVTALGAAALTGLAALLRDLPTLTGAPGIRERLAPLRNRQVIAGTFTTFLVFVAVNSIYIYLATAVRPATGGDQDRLSLILLVSGLASMAGNWLGGRLVDRLGVRAVLLTGGVLGALAYGSLPLLSGSMPGALCYAVISPLVGWSMAVALPHRLVSVDPPSAPLLMSLNSSALYLGLAAAGVVGSTAIDVLGGRWFPLVSVVAMAGAVAVTLATVRRSRPASTEARPEPTPSPVPGAAPAK; this is encoded by the coding sequence GTGCGTCTCCGCCTGTTCCTGCTCGCCCTCGGCGCGTTCGCCGTCGGCACCGACTCCATGGTCATGACCGGCATCCTCGACGGCATCGCCGACGACCTCGGTACGTCCCTCGCCGCCGCCGGACAGCTCGTCACCGTCTTCGGCCTGGCGTACGCGCTGCTCGCGCCCGTCCTCGCCACGGTGACCGCCCGCTGGGACCGGCGGCGGGTGCTGTTCACCGCGCTCGCGGTGTTCACGCTCGCGAACGCCCTCAGCGCGCTCGCCCCGGGCTACGGAACGCTCCTCGCCACCCGGATCCTCGCCGCCGCCGGCGCCGCGCTCTACACCCCGACGGCCAACGCCGTCGCCACCACCCTCGTCCCGCCGGAGCGGCGCGGGCGCGCCATCGCGACCGTGCTCGGCGGCATGACCGTGGCCACCGTGCTGGGCGTCCCGCTGGGCGCCTACCTCGGACGCGCCGACTGGCGCTGGACGATGTGGCTGGTCACCGCCCTGGGCGCCGCCGCGCTCACGGGCCTCGCCGCACTGCTGCGCGACCTGCCCACCCTCACGGGCGCCCCCGGCATACGGGAACGCCTGGCGCCGCTGCGCAACCGCCAGGTCATCGCGGGGACGTTCACGACGTTCCTCGTCTTCGTCGCCGTCAACTCCATCTACATCTACCTGGCGACGGCGGTCCGCCCGGCGACGGGCGGCGACCAGGACCGGCTCTCCCTGATCCTGCTGGTCTCCGGCCTCGCCTCGATGGCGGGCAACTGGCTGGGCGGCCGGCTCGTCGACCGGCTGGGCGTCCGCGCGGTCCTGCTCACCGGCGGCGTCCTCGGGGCCCTCGCGTACGGATCCCTGCCGCTGCTCTCCGGCTCGATGCCCGGGGCGCTCTGCTACGCCGTCATCAGCCCGCTCGTCGGCTGGTCGATGGCCGTCGCCCTGCCGCACCGCCTGGTCTCCGTCGACCCGCCGAGCGCACCCCTGCTGATGTCGCTCAACAGCAGCGCGCTCTACCTCGGGCTGGCGGCGGCCGGGGTCGTGGGGAGCACGGCGATCGACGTGCTCGGGGGGCGGTGGTTCCCGCTGGTGTCGGTGGTGGCGATGGCGGGCGCGGTGGCCGTCACGCTGGCGACGGTCCGGCGGTCGCGGCCCGCGAGCACGGAGGCGCGCCCCGAGCCCACCCCTTCACCGGTTCCCGGGGCTGCGCCCGCCAAATAG
- a CDS encoding copper homeostasis protein CutC has product MSRPILEVIALDAADAVAARAGGADRLELVSDMAADGLTPSLETFARVREAVDIPVRVMLRSSDGFGVGGAAELDALCAAAGALRAEGAEEFVLGFLGEDGRADLAAVDALCDVLGPGARWTFHRAIDRAADRDALRKQLADRPGLDTYLTAGSASGVDDGLSVLLAEAARGDEPGYEPRILVGGGLKLKHVPVLLEAGIDGFHIGGASRPGGWDAAVDVAAVRAWREALGG; this is encoded by the coding sequence ATGTCTAGACCAATTCTCGAAGTGATCGCGCTGGACGCGGCGGACGCGGTGGCGGCGCGGGCCGGCGGGGCGGACCGGCTGGAACTGGTCAGCGACATGGCGGCCGACGGCCTGACCCCCTCGCTGGAGACCTTCGCCCGGGTGCGGGAGGCCGTCGACATCCCCGTCCGCGTGATGCTGCGGTCCTCCGACGGCTTCGGCGTGGGCGGCGCTGCGGAACTCGACGCGCTGTGCGCCGCGGCGGGCGCGCTGCGGGCGGAGGGCGCCGAGGAGTTCGTCCTCGGGTTCCTCGGGGAGGACGGGCGGGCGGACCTCGCCGCCGTCGACGCGCTGTGCGACGTGCTCGGGCCCGGTGCCCGGTGGACGTTCCACCGGGCGATCGACCGGGCGGCCGACCGCGACGCCCTGCGGAAGCAGCTGGCCGACCGGCCTGGCCTCGACACGTACCTCACGGCCGGCTCGGCGTCCGGGGTGGACGACGGGCTTTCCGTGCTGCTGGCGGAGGCGGCGCGGGGGGACGAGCCCGGATATGAGCCGCGGATTCTCGTGGGCGGGGGGCTGAAGTTGAAGCATGTGCCGGTGTTGTTGGAGGCCGGTATCGACGGGTTCCACATCGGGGGTGCGTCCCGGCCGGGGGGTTGGGACGCGGCGGTGGATGTGGCGGCGGTTCGGGCTTGGCGGGAGGCGCTTGGGGGGTAG
- a CDS encoding HD domain-containing protein has product MATPAEQPDQPAQPGQSGQSLEARWADAVRTARRPAHGPDPDAPSPDAPDIDTPDTDAPDADTPDLARYAADLLARWSEPQRRYHTTAHLTAVLDRVDELAEHARSARDLAAVRLAAWFHDAVYLPERSTNEERSARLAGRALAELGVPEDVTAEVVRLVLLTVGHDPAPGDRNGELLCDADLAVLGGTPEAYATYAAEVRQEYGFVPDEAFRAGRAAVLRQLLALPRLFRTPRGYERWERAARHNLTTELALLTT; this is encoded by the coding sequence ATGGCCACCCCCGCCGAGCAGCCCGATCAGCCCGCGCAGCCCGGGCAGTCCGGGCAGTCCCTCGAAGCCCGCTGGGCCGACGCCGTCCGCACGGCCCGCCGCCCGGCCCACGGCCCGGACCCCGACGCTCCGAGCCCCGACGCCCCGGACATCGACACCCCGGACACGGACGCCCCGGACGCCGACACCCCCGACCTCGCCCGCTACGCCGCCGACCTCCTCGCCCGCTGGTCGGAGCCGCAGCGCCGCTACCACACCACCGCCCACCTCACCGCCGTCCTCGACCGCGTCGACGAACTCGCCGAGCACGCGCGGTCCGCCCGCGACCTCGCCGCCGTCCGCCTCGCCGCCTGGTTCCACGACGCGGTCTACCTGCCCGAACGCTCGACCAACGAGGAGCGCAGCGCCCGGCTCGCGGGCCGCGCCCTGGCGGAGCTCGGGGTGCCCGAGGACGTCACCGCCGAGGTCGTCCGGCTCGTCCTGCTGACCGTCGGCCACGACCCGGCCCCCGGCGACCGCAACGGCGAGCTGCTGTGCGACGCCGACCTCGCCGTCCTCGGCGGGACCCCCGAGGCGTACGCGACGTACGCGGCGGAGGTGCGCCAGGAGTACGGCTTCGTGCCCGACGAGGCGTTCCGGGCTGGCCGCGCGGCCGTCCTGCGCCAACTGCTCGCCCTGCCCCGGCTGTTCCGCACCCCGCGCGGGTACGAACGGTGGGAGCGCGCCGCCCGGCACAACCTCACGACGGAGCTCGCGCTGCTCACCACGTAG
- a CDS encoding DUF4031 domain-containing protein, with product MTLYIDPPQWPGHGRMWSHLVSDVSFDELHAFAARMGLPARAFDGDHYDVAASSYADAVRLGAVEVRSREVVRLLRAAGLRRRKRPGARPG from the coding sequence GTGACCCTCTACATCGACCCGCCGCAGTGGCCGGGGCACGGCCGCATGTGGTCGCACCTGGTGAGCGACGTGAGCTTCGACGAGCTGCACGCGTTCGCCGCCCGCATGGGCCTGCCCGCGCGGGCCTTCGACGGCGACCACTACGACGTGGCGGCGTCCTCGTACGCGGACGCGGTGCGGCTCGGCGCGGTGGAGGTGCGCAGCCGGGAGGTGGTGCGGCTGCTGCGGGCGGCGGGGCTGCGGAGGCGGAAGCGGCCGGGGGCGCGGCCGGGCTGA
- a CDS encoding MurR/RpiR family transcriptional regulator encodes MSSDPKEIAERRLPPLRRPVPPPAPGALAAKVRTLAPTMTRSMRRVADALVADPAGSAALTVTGLAQRTGTSEATVVRTARVLGYPGYRQLRLALAALAAERAAGRAPAVTADIAVDDPLPSVVAKLAHDEAQCLADTAAGLDTTALEAAVSALAAARRVDVYGIGASNLVGQDLVQKLLRIGVVAHAPADPHLAVTNAVQLRSGDVAIAITHSGRTTDVIEPLRVAFEHGATTVAVTGDPAGGIGQYADHVLATSTARESELRPAAMSSRTSQLLVVDCLFIGVAQRTYERAAPALSASYEALAHRHAARPDPR; translated from the coding sequence GTGAGCAGCGATCCGAAGGAAATCGCCGAACGCCGTCTCCCGCCGCTGCGCAGGCCCGTCCCTCCGCCCGCTCCCGGCGCGCTCGCCGCCAAGGTCCGTACGCTCGCGCCGACCATGACCCGCTCCATGCGGCGCGTCGCCGACGCCCTCGTCGCCGACCCGGCGGGCTCCGCCGCCCTGACCGTCACCGGGCTCGCCCAGCGCACCGGCACCAGCGAGGCCACCGTCGTCCGCACCGCCCGCGTGCTCGGCTACCCCGGCTACCGCCAGCTGCGCCTCGCGCTCGCCGCGCTGGCCGCGGAACGGGCGGCGGGCCGCGCGCCGGCCGTCACGGCGGACATCGCCGTGGACGACCCGCTGCCGAGCGTGGTCGCCAAGCTCGCGCACGACGAGGCGCAGTGCCTGGCCGACACGGCGGCCGGGCTCGACACCACCGCCCTGGAGGCGGCTGTATCCGCGCTCGCCGCCGCCCGGCGCGTCGACGTCTACGGCATCGGCGCGTCCAACCTCGTCGGCCAGGACCTCGTCCAGAAGCTGCTGCGCATCGGCGTGGTCGCGCACGCCCCCGCCGACCCCCACCTCGCCGTCACCAACGCCGTCCAGCTGCGCTCCGGCGACGTCGCCATCGCCATCACCCACTCCGGCCGGACGACCGACGTCATCGAACCCCTGCGGGTCGCCTTCGAGCACGGTGCCACCACCGTCGCCGTCACCGGCGACCCGGCCGGCGGCATCGGCCAGTACGCGGACCACGTCCTCGCCACGTCCACGGCCCGGGAGAGCGAACTCCGCCCGGCCGCCATGTCCAGCCGGACCAGCCAGCTGCTGGTCGTGGACTGCCTGTTCATCGGTGTCGCGCAGCGGACGTACGAGCGGGCGGCGCCCGCCCTCTCCGCCTCCTACGAGGCACTCGCCCACCGCCACGCCGCGCGGCCCGACCCGCGCTGA
- the murQ gene encoding N-acetylmuramic acid 6-phosphate etherase, protein MPSSPAHAALRAQLAHLTTEAFRPELADIDRLPTLDIATVMNADDATVATAVAGRLPAIAAAIDATAERMARGGRLVYAGAGTAGRLGVLDASECPPTFATEPGRVVGLVAGGPEALVTAVEGAEDDADAAAADLAALALTPDDTVVGVSASGRTPYAVAAVTRARAAGALTIGLSCNENSALGTAADHPIEIVVGPELLTGSTRLKAGTAQKLVLNMISTITMIRLGKTYGNLMVDLRASNAKLRARSRHIVALATGADDAEIEAALTATDGEVKQAILVLLGGVGAAAAGRLLEEAGGHLRVALEAARGR, encoded by the coding sequence ATGCCGTCGTCCCCCGCCCACGCCGCCCTCCGCGCCCAGCTCGCCCACCTCACCACGGAGGCGTTCCGCCCCGAACTGGCGGACATCGACCGGCTGCCGACCCTGGACATCGCGACCGTCATGAACGCCGACGACGCCACGGTCGCCACCGCCGTCGCCGGCCGGCTGCCCGCCATCGCCGCCGCCATCGACGCGACCGCCGAACGGATGGCGCGCGGCGGCCGCCTGGTCTACGCGGGCGCGGGGACGGCGGGACGGCTCGGAGTGCTGGACGCCAGCGAGTGCCCGCCGACGTTCGCCACCGAGCCCGGCCGCGTCGTCGGCCTGGTCGCGGGCGGCCCGGAGGCGCTGGTGACGGCCGTCGAGGGCGCGGAGGACGACGCGGACGCGGCCGCCGCCGACCTCGCCGCGCTGGCCCTTACCCCCGACGACACGGTCGTCGGCGTCTCCGCCTCCGGCCGCACCCCGTACGCCGTCGCCGCCGTCACCCGGGCCCGCGCGGCCGGCGCCCTCACCATCGGCCTCTCCTGCAACGAGAACTCCGCCCTCGGCACCGCCGCCGACCACCCCATCGAAATCGTCGTCGGCCCCGAACTCCTCACCGGCTCCACCCGCCTCAAGGCCGGCACCGCCCAGAAGCTGGTCCTCAACATGATCTCGACCATCACCATGATCCGCCTCGGCAAGACGTACGGGAACCTGATGGTCGATCTGCGCGCTTCCAACGCGAAGCTGCGGGCTCGGTCGCGGCATATCGTCGCGTTGGCGACGGGGGCGGACGACGCCGAGATCGAGGCGGCGCTGACGGCCACGGACGGAGAGGTGAAGCAGGCGATTCTGGTGCTGCTGGGCGGGGTGGGCGCTGCCGCCGCCGGCCGGTTGCTGGAAGAGGCCGGCGGGCACCTGCGGGTGGCGCTGGAGGCTGCGCGGGGGAGGTGA
- a CDS encoding GNAT family N-acetyltransferase has translation MEPSLTVIDVRHFSHAHAADIRQTLLDVHADAYSDRADDPFVQRFPWFVDHWSGNPGFSCVIGYDGSEPVGYAYGAAAQPEREWWREHLDPAPAGTRTFHVSELMVRPKWRKRGHSERLHRELLAARDDDLAALLVDVTHPKVQALYESWGYRKVGERQPFPDSPVYAVMLAELPLP, from the coding sequence ATGGAGCCGAGCTTGACCGTCATTGACGTCCGGCACTTCAGCCACGCCCACGCGGCCGACATCCGTCAGACCCTTCTCGACGTGCATGCCGACGCTTACTCCGACCGTGCCGACGACCCGTTCGTCCAGCGGTTCCCGTGGTTCGTGGACCACTGGTCCGGCAATCCCGGGTTCTCCTGCGTGATCGGCTACGACGGGTCCGAGCCCGTCGGCTACGCCTACGGTGCCGCCGCGCAGCCCGAACGCGAATGGTGGCGGGAGCATCTCGACCCGGCGCCGGCCGGAACGCGGACGTTTCATGTGTCCGAGCTGATGGTGCGGCCGAAGTGGCGCAAGCGAGGGCACTCCGAGCGGCTGCACCGGGAGCTTCTGGCGGCTCGTGATGACGATCTCGCCGCCCTTCTGGTGGACGTCACGCACCCGAAGGTGCAGGCCCTCTACGAGAGCTGGGGGTATCGGAAGGTCGGTGAACGTCAGCCGTTCCCTGACTCCCCGGTGTACGCGGTCATGCTTGCCGAGCTGCCGCTTCCGTGA